The genomic DNA CACCATTTCTTCTTGGTGATTCTCCTCAGTTCTGTTCCTGTGATGGGGTTTCTTGCTCCTGGATAGTTGAGTCTCTATTTGAGCTGGTAAACAGAGCTGGTAATTACTTTATTTCAGTCATTTGGTTTATTCTTCTGAGTGTCACTTACTCTGAGTGTTTATTTATCACTCTGCTTTGGCAATAGCAATGATTTAAATACTTACTTTCTAATTCATGGACAAAAATACCAGACAGCGTTGAGTCTTAGACCAACAGTCCTTTACAGTGGTGCattcttcctccccctccacgGGCAAATGCTTTTTGAGTCGTctctttgatttttattatttttttatttaattttattttgtattaattgCTCTATTGAATAGTACCGGTTTTAATGAGGTCATGGTGTATGACTAAGGCTGCTATAAAATATCTGACTGTAGACAGACCATACAGCTTCCTTGCAAAACTGTATTTGCCTAAGAAATTTACTGGAGTACTTGGAGCACTTTGGAAAGATCTGTGGAGAACATAACTGTTTACTGGTGCTTTGCTTGCCTTTTCCCCCTACTAAAAGGCATTCTAAGAAGCTAAAAAGGTTAAATACTTTCTCCAATTATGATGAAAATAACTGTTGTATAAGCTAAAGCGATGCTTGTTTGATCATCTAAGTAGTCCCAAAAAGTGGACAAAGACATGAGGTGGTCAGACTCCTGGGTAATGTTGTCAGCTAACCCCATGGGAAACAAacgcagcttttttttttctaatgtcttTTCTGAAACCCTGTCCAAAACAACTGCCATATGAGCTGGTTCCCCCATATATCCTTTTAAATCTTCAAAATGATCTAAGTtactcttctgtgtgtgtgttgttttttttttttctctctctctccccttttaaGGTTATCACAGATTTTGCAGGAATTGTACTTGAAAAGAAAGTATCAGAAAAAGGTCCTACTGACAAGAAAAAAGGTAAATAGTTAACAAGTGGCTAGTAGGACCTTGCTgttcatataatatgtaatagtCCTTCCTTTACTTTTTAGACTCTTGAGTGTTTTGATGCATGTTGACAAGCTTCTCTGTTTTGAAACTCTTCAGTGTTTTAATGAATTACGTGGCATGACATCAGCTTTCTATAAGATATTATCTGATGTCCAATTAGTCCTGGTGACTCATTAGGGACAAGGACTGCTCTCTAGACAACTGGAGGCCTTTTAAAGTTCTAAACATTCCACTGAGTGTTCACATCAGGCCAGTTATTTCTTCCAGCTAaatagcttttgaaaaaaaaaaaatcctataagcTTAGTGGCATCTATAGTCAAGAATATCAACCTTTGACCTGAGACTGATATTCTTCATAAGTTCTACTTCTGTTACTACAAATTTAAATGTTATGTATGCAAGTCTAGGGATATTAGCCTGTGTTTGACTTGCACAAAATAGGCTTTCTTAGAGAAATTTGCTTCATGAAAGTCATTGATCAGGTCTGAAAGTGTTTCTATTTGGGGTATAGAATGATCACAGAATGTCAACTTCTTACAGAGGCAGTCTCTTCTATGATTAAACCAGTCAGTTGTTTCAGCCAGTTTCAAGTCCAAACCCCATGTAGGTATAAGACAATTCTGTTGACTCTTTGCTTTAATGGAGCAGATGAACTATAAATGGACAGTGGACATGGTGTAAAAAGCTGACCTGATAGAGACTTTTAGGAGATTATTTATAAGGAGTAAAACTATTATGAATTTAGGAATTAAAGCACACAGTGTAACAAATTACCTGGGGTATGTCATTTATTAAGACAAGCTTTTTGTAACCCAGAAGCTTATTTTCCCCCTACTCGACACTGCTTTATAATTTTAAGTGCTTCCTGTTCTGCTGTCCTTCAAAAGAATGTCCACTTTTCAGTTTTTTACAACTGCAGGCTGCTAATCAGGTTATGGATTCAAAATCAAATAACTCTTTGCTTAGCTTGTGTTACTGAGAATAAcctgtttctgtttaaaaaagataCAGAAGCAGTGACTGAAGCTCAGGAAAACCAGGAGGCAGTAGTTGACTGTCAAGATCGTCCAGCTACTGAATCCAATGCTACAGGTAAGCAATCTAATTTTAGAATTTGATAAAAGTCTGTGAATGGACCATATACTCAGGAGGTAGGTTGCAATCACATAAAAATCAAGAACATTCTCTAAGAGCAGAGAAATGGGGATTGATCCAGAAAAGGTTCCTTGTGCGCTGTGTGCCTTACTCGGAACTTACTACTTCTAACCTTGGCCACCACTGAAGTCAAAAGCATCCTCCAAGGACTTAACCACTCTGCaataaaaatttttcatttttctaatgATTTGTAAAAACTTATCAGCAGTTGAATAGTTACTATCTGCTTGGCATTAAGACGTTCAGAGAATGAGAAATTAATTTGCGTATCGTGATCTGCAATAATTGGATGTCAATTTGGAAGGTAATAGTGAAGCTTTATGTTAGAAATCAAAGGATAATTGTTATAACCTGAAAAACCTGTGAATATCTGGGGGAAGAATCAAGGTGGAGCAAAACTTTAACAGGGTACTTATGGAGGTTTGGTGACTGAATATGCAGGAAATATGATGATGAAGTTTTGTTGTGTGACCTTTAATTTGGTAACATTGTCTTGGGTAGCCACTTTGTCTCATGTAGCATGGTTGTGTTAACACCTAGAAGGAATACAGTCAGGTGAGATGTTATATTCTGTAGTTATACGTACTTCACAATGTATAGAGCCAGATCCCTGATATATAGGACTTAGTTTAATGAGGACAAATAGCTTATTACAGGATATTTCCTTGAGAAAGTAAGGAGAAGAGGGTATAGGTGCATGAATTGCTAAAGGAAAGCTTTGTGAAACAAGCACCTCTTATGACGGAGGAGGAGGGCTCTGAGCACATCCTACAGGATCCTGCAGTTGAAAGCAATGCAAACTGACAGTGCTCGATATTTTGGGTGAGATGATTGGGGTCACAGAAAGTAGGAAGTTACTTCTTCCCTGATAGTTGAAGCAACAGAAGGGGAGAGGGAGTGCCTACACCAACATTTGCAGGAGTTGATGAGAATGGGATAACTTCTATGGAGCCAATATAGCCTGGAGAGGATGTGGAGCTCCATGAAGTCCTTGTTAAAGTCTGTGGGttcaggaagaatttttttttttcctcacagctgTGGAGAAAGTTAGCTGCTGCATACCTGAGGGGGTTCCAATAGACATTACGGTCAAGCTGATGGTGTGTTTGGTTCACTTGAACATCCTAGAGCCACTCAATGTAAGTAGATACCAACACAGAAATTGAGGGAAGTTCTAATTAACAAGCAAATCGTTTTTCCTATCTTCAGGTGACTGAAGGTCTGACTGAGGTCTTTGAGAGGGCTGGGGAAGTTCttgcttcctcccctctcccaaaCGGAGACATAGTGAACCTCTTTTGTTAGCATACATTTCACAGTCATGATGGAGTGAGATTAGCTGTGGAGTTTCCAGCGGTAGAAATACTAATCCTTATAAATATTAACTAATCAGCTAGATAAATTACTCCTCCAGTGGAAGTATTAGGACAGTAAATCACAGCCTATGTGCTGCGACAGGCCCCGGACCACACTGCATATATCTATTCTTCTTCTTGAACGCTGaagaacacattttctttgcttttaagccCTAAAGTTGCTAACTCTAAAAACTGCTATTTACAAAAATTATTTCTTGCACTCATCACTGATGGGCACTTTCACCCCCTGGATGTGAAAAGGATGCGAAATATGACTAACATAGCTTTTTCAGGAATTTTGAAACTCCAATCtctatttttcacttttaaactAACATTTTAGATAAAGGATGTGTAGTTCAGAATGCAAATAGAATAAAAATTGTAACTTCCAATAATCAGATCTTAAAGAAATGTTAGTTCTGTAACTGTGTGtgcatggccttttttttttttttttttttttttttttaaagcctcttcTGACCACTCTGGTGGAACAAAATCCAGAAGAGATGGGCGACTTGTATCTGGATGTTGCAGAGGCATTTCTGGATGTTGGAGAATACAACTCAGCGCTGCCTCTCCTGAGTGCCCTTGTCTGTTCTGAACGATACAACTTGGCTGTTGTCTGGCTTCGGCACGCGGGTGAGAAGGAGCAGGACCGCTGAACGCGTGGCCTGAGAGATGATAACACAGTGCTGAGCATTCCCAGCTCCCGTTAGTTAAGATCACTGAAATGTTCAATGCAAATATCACACTCCCAAGTGTAGTCCGACAAATACTAATTCTCATTTGACATGACAACCCTGTCTTGGAGGGTTTTGTTGTCGTTCATGTAGACTGAAACTTACTTCAACTAAAAAATACTTGATTTTCATTTAAGTGAACAGCACTTATTCTGCATTCCATTCTGTGTCAACTGATACTGCTTTGTTTAAGCAACACTATAGCATCAGTGCGTATTTCTGAATACTATGAATTTGTTAATACATGTTTTGGGTGGCTTTTACTAGAAGACCATCTGAAACATTTATGATGCGGACTATTTTGCTAACTTTCTAATCTCCTATTTCTGCTGTTTAAGCATATTGTGCTGTGCATGGTATTTCTAGAGTGCTTGAAGGCTTTGGGACACATGGAGCGTGCTGCAGAGAGCTATGCCAAAGTTGTTGATCTTGCTCCATTGCATTTGGATGCAAGAATCTCACTTTCAACACTTCAGCAGCAGCTGGGTCGGCCTGAAAAAGCTCTGGAGGCTCTAGAACCAATGTATGATCCAGATACGCTGGCTCAGGATGCTAATGCGGCCCAGCAGGTGGGTAAGATGTTCTGCGCTTCAAATTAGGATATATTGTTCCGCTAAACTACGATGGTGGTAAAAGATGCCAACCGTATAGGACCAGAGACTGAGACTATAGCTTGGTGAGCCGTAGGAGCAGAGTGAAGGATTCGTTTCCGAGTGCCAGAGATGGTTCCTCAAGGCTCTTTCTCTCTGACCGTTCTGGCGGTATTTCTGCTTCCCACCTGATTACTTTGTGTGATGTGCAGCCTCTTGGCTACTGGGAACTGGTCTTGACACCAGTCACTTTACATCATGTTGATCAATAATTGCTACATACCAGCTACATGGTTTGGCTTCTACTGATTGATAGCATAGGAGAGGCTCCGTTATCCACTTCCTAGAAGCGCCTTCACTGTAGGTAAGAGCTATGCAGGGGCTCTCTGAAATTCAAGAGTATAAAACAATAACTACTGCAGGGAAGTTTGTGACAATCTCATATGCTGCTGCTAAGATTGTTACAACTTCCAAGAAATTTTTACAGCCTTATTTGTACTGTATTGAGTTAAAATTGTGTTTGTTTTATAAGTTTGCTTTTTGTGCCAGTGGTTAAATAACCATGTTTAATATTGCCTAGGAATTAAAGTTACTGCTCCACCGTTCAACACTGTTGTATTCCCAAGGTAAAATGTATGGTTACGTAGATACTTTACTTACGATGCTGGCAATGCTGTTGAAGGTAAGTTAATCTTTACAGCTACGCTTTAACATACTGGACAGCTATGAGTTGGTTTAAGATAAAAAACAAACTTGTCAAGAAAACTAGTGCTTTCAATATATAaatgttttcataattttattaGATAATAAACCTGCAGTGACCTTATTAATTCTAGGGGCCTGTAATATTGATATATATGCCTGTGGTGTTCAAAACGGAGCATTATTTTTGAGTATAATTTTTAATATAGCCATTTCaactccttttttcctgtttcttaatGCAGAATACTAAGCTGCTTCTCTACGTTTTTAGTAGTCAGCGTAGTGCTTtcttaaaacttatttttctgtaaataacGTATTTCAACAAAtctcttttaaattaattttatttaaagttgCTAGTTTTACCTTTTCTTGTTATAAGACAAGCAAAGAAGCATTAGCTTCTTCAGACAGTAAATACAGTGGTGCTGGTGGTTTTGTGTTAATTGGTTTGTGCCCTTTTTGTGGGAAGGGGACTATTTAGATCTCCAGTGTATCCATCTGGTTACAGGTGAAGATGGCCTCTGTTACACTGTTTGGGTAGCTGACTATCCACATATTTCTAAAACTAATATGGGCATGAAGGCATCATTCTTGTtatgtgtatatgcacatacTCTTGATTTGACAAGGAAGTTCCAATCCCAGGAAGTCTTTAAGTTTTTTTAGAGAGTTTATATCTTCCTTTAGCATAGCCCAGTTTGCACTGGAGCATGAAGCAATGGAGAGATAATACCCTTGTGGGAATATTGTCTCTCCTGTTTTTGCCTTGGTGTATTTCCAAGTTGCAGACTGTTTTGGAATGCAACATGAGCCAGATGGATTGGCTGTGAAGCTGTCTATGTTCTAGGATGTATTTGTGTAATCTGAAATGCTGCCCTTAAATTTGTTTCTAGGTAGCAAtgagcagagctcaggtgtgTTTGATATCTAGCTCCAAATCTGGAGAGAGACACCTCTATCTTATTAAGGTGTCAAGGGATAAAATTTCTGACAATGACGACCAAGAGACAGCAAATTGTGATGCCAAAGGTaacaaatgtttattaaaaacaaagcaacaagtTTAACTCCTTagttctgaaaaacaaaacacaaacattgCTATTTTGCATACTAAATCTATGCAGTTCATGTTAACGTTGCTTTATTTACAGGGCAAGGAAGGCAGCAAAAATTGAGAAAATATAACCTAAGGGAAATTTCCCCATTCAgggaaaaacaattaaaattacagaaaaacttAAGCTGAaaaggacctttggagatcatttgGTCCAATATTCCCCTCAGAGCAAACATTATATATGCAACTCTATGGAATAGTAGAAATACATGTTTTAAGTGTTGTGACTTTGGTCCAAATTTGTTTGGACCAGGTTGCAATTCTTAAGCATCATTTGGTGTAGTAGGAGTATTTGTAGTATGTTTACAACTTGAACTGTGTGCATTTCTTGCCACTTCTTCCCAAgttctgattgttttttttttttttttctggaattttaCAAACTGCACTtaaactgttcttttaaaaacaaacaaaaaaactttatcTTACCTGTTAATGCTCATATATTTTTGAAGAGATCAGCTTGACATATgcacctgttttgttttttttttccaagagtttagctgctttgtttttaattttctcaaTTTACTGACTTTATTTTCAGCAATTTTTGCTGTTCTCACAAGTGTTCTGACAAAAGATGACTGGTGGAACCTCCTCCTGAAGGCTATATATTCCTTGTGTGACCTCTCCCGGTACAAGGAGGCAGAGCTACTTGTGGATTCCTCACTGGAATATTATTCATTTTATGACGATAGGCAAAAACGCAAGGAGCTGGAATACTTCGGGCTCTCTGCTGCAATTCTGGACAAGAACTTCAGAAAAGCTTACAATTATATCAGGTGGGGAGTTGAGAAAGTAGAACAATTTGTTCTGTAATTACTTCCACTGAGGCTGTAGTTCAGctgctgaaaatatttctaaaagaacCAGACTAATGCTTTCCAGGTTTCCCTAAAGCAAATAAACCTATTGAAACTGAAAGGATTTTGTGGTAGCCTTTGATTCCCCAAAAATGTGTAATGCAGTGGGTTGTTTCATTTGGCCAGAACTATttgttctgtctttctctctAAACTTTGCCTCAGTCACGAATCTGCCGTTGGCACTTCGAATGTCTCTTCTAAGTTTCTCCAGACTGAAGTTCTATCGCAGATGTAACGTTTACTATGTAGTGTTTACTCATTTCTTGTATGTTTTCCATTCTGTAGAATAATGGTAATGGAAAATGTCAATAAACCGCAGCTCTGGAACATCTTCAATCAAGTCACTATGCAGTCTCAGGATGTCCGTCACCATCGCTTTTGTCTCCGATTAATGCTGAAAAATCCTGATAATCATGCACTCTGTGTCCTAAATGGGCATAATGCCTTTGTATCTGGCAGTTTCAAGCATGCTCTTGGTAATGTCATTAGAGAATGCTAAGTCTGGTAGTGTTTCTGTATTCCTTTCACGTCAACTTTCTCATGTTCTTAATTAtccttagtgattttttttcccccccctagagaaaaaacagttttaataaaatatcttttttcatATGTCAGAAAATGGTAGGCAGCTTCATAGTGTTAATTTAGTGCTTTAATTACTTAGTACCCAAATCAAAGCACTGCTAGATAGTTTTGCTAATACAAATGAGGCAGACATATTCCAACTTTAACACACCTTTCTTGTAGTTTAAATTTTCTAACCAACTTTTAAAGATAATTGAAGGCTATTGGTAATTAAGTtgatctgtttctttcctttttgttctttaacAGCAAATACAGTCAGTTGGATACTTTAAGCAGACCTTTGAAATAAACCTCCTGCTTTTTAAAGTCCAGCCCTCCTGCTGCCACAACCGCTATGTGCTGGGGacagttgtgctgcaggggatcTGCACTGTTGCCTTCCACGCCATCTGTGAACCATGGGAACTGTAGAAGACAGGCTTAGTTTCACGCACAGTGGTTATCTTGAGTACTGCCATCCTCAGGGGCTGGGCTGGATGGTGTTTAAAGGGGGCCTAATTTTGGAGAGCTGAGTTCTCTTGACCTGGCAGTATTCTGTTACAGGCTCTAAACCTGGACCCCCAAATGGCTTGTCCCTCTTGGAAATCAGGGGTGACTGCTTGGTTCTAAAGTGAGAATTTGTTATTGACTTCAAGGGGAATCCTGTTATCCTCAGTCTGATGGCTGATCATGACTGATCACttgacattttaatgaaaaaggctCATTTTGTAATGTCAAGACTGTACAAATGCGTGTGCTGCTAGAACTAATtctactaattttttttaataaaaagccaATAAGATGTTTTCTCTTCAAGCAACCTGGATGTGCTTATTCAGAAGCAGTGATCGTGATTCAAATAATACTCTGTAATTTTGGGAGGTTCAGAGCCCCATGAAGATCATACTGAAGAGCTTAGCTCCTTTTACTGTTTTGTCTCCAAATGAATAATCACTGAAAAGAAGCAATAACTAGCTGATATGCAGTCTGCTTCTTGAGTTAGTGATTAGTTTGGGGAgctcttaattaaaaaacaaaaccaaaaaatgtgtCTACATATGCATGTTCCATAGCAGTCTAGTAGCAGCTACTACTTATTGCTGTACTATATAAAAGCTTTAGTCATGGACCAAGGGTCATATTGTCCTAGATTCTACATAGTGAGGGTATCTTTTGCTATACCACTTCCCTTTTCTTGCTTTTAagtaatactgatttttttatcAACAAAGGGTTTATGGTTAAGTACTGCATAATTATTTTAGCTAGGGCAGAGAAAACTAACTGTATGCGGCTGGTGTAAACAGTGATAATTCAATCAAAATAATGAAACTGGACTTTCAAAACAGATATGTTTGTACGCAGCAGTAATTCTCAACAGCTCTAGGATGTAAATCCCAGCAAGGACTTTTTCCCTTCTGTGTCCAATTCTTTTCTGCTTACATTCTTATATCACAGCTTGTACTCTTGCTTCAGAATCCAGGGAGTGCTGAAAATATAAAATCCTT from Apteryx mantelli isolate bAptMan1 chromosome 6, bAptMan1.hap1, whole genome shotgun sequence includes the following:
- the GTF3C3 gene encoding general transcription factor 3C polypeptide 3 isoform X3 gives rise to the protein MSGFSPELIDYLEGKISFEEFERRREERKSHEKDGENASAEENAEDIDAPSSSGKGSGKSQSQDETDGETSDGVSKSVHRVFASMLGENEEEDEEEEEEEEEEEEEEEEETPEQPTAGDVFVLEMVLNRETKKMMKEKRPRSKLPRALRGLMGEANIRFARGEREEAILMCMEIIRQAPLAHEPFSTLAMIYEDQGDMEKSLQFELIAAHLNPSDTEEWVRLAEMSLEQDNIKQAIFCYTKALKYDATNVRYLWERSSLYEQLGEHKMAMDGYRRILNLLSPSDGERFMQLARDMAKSYYEANDVTSAIEIIEEAFTKHQSLVSMEDVNIAAELYISSKQYDKALAVITDFAGIVLEKKVSEKGPTDKKKDTEAVTEAQENQEAVVDCQDRPATESNATAVEKVSCCIPEGVPIDITVKLMVCLVHLNILEPLNPLLTTLVEQNPEEMGDLYLDVAEAFLDVGEYNSALPLLSALVCSERYNLAVVWLRHAECLKALGHMERAAESYAKVVDLAPLHLDARISLSTLQQQLGRPEKALEALEPMYDPDTLAQDANAAQQELKLLLHRSTLLYSQGKMYGYVDTLLTMLAMLLKVAMSRAQVCLISSSKSGERHLYLIKVSRDKISDNDDQETANCDAKAIFAVLTSVLTKDDWWNLLLKAIYSLCDLSRYKEAELLVDSSLEYYSFYDDRQKRKELEYFGLSAAILDKNFRKAYNYIRIMVMENVNKPQLWNIFNQVTMQSQDVRHHRFCLRLMLKNPDNHALCVLNGHNAFVSGSFKHALGQYVQAFRANPDEPLYSLCIGLTFIHMASQKYVLKRHALLVQRGNTHNVHDVCTGILLPSPVFGPAGTMSRIFL
- the GTF3C3 gene encoding general transcription factor 3C polypeptide 3 isoform X4, with protein sequence MSGFSPELIDYLEGKISFEEFERRREERKSHEKDGENASAEENAEDIDAPSSSGKGSGKSQSQDETDGETSDGVSKSVHRVFASMLGENEEEDEEEEEEEEEEEEEEEEETPEQPTAGDVFVLEMVLNRETKKMMKEKRPRSKLPRALRGLMGEANIRFARGEREEAILMCMEIIRQAPLAHEPFSTLAMIYEDQGDMEKSLQFELIAAHLNPSDTEEWVRLAEMSLEQDNIKQAIFCYTKALKYDATNVRYLWERSSLYEQLGEHKMAMDGYRRILNLLSPSDGERFMQLARDMAKSYYEANDVTSAIEIIEEAFTKHQSLVSMEDVNIAAELYISSKQYDKALAVITDFAGIVLEKKVSEKGPTDKKKDTEAVTEAQENQEAVVDCQDRPATESNATAVEKVSCCIPEGVPIDITVKLMVCLVHLNILEPLNPLLTTLVEQNPEEMGDLYLDVAEAFLDVGEYNSALPLLSALVCSERYNLAVVWLRHAECLKALGHMERAAESYAKVVDLAPLHLDARISLSTLQQQLGRPEKALEALEPMYDPDTLAQDANAAQQELKLLLHRSTLLYSQGKMYGYVDTLLTMLAMLLKVAMSRAQVCLISSSKSGERHLYLIKVSRDKISDNDDQETANCDAKAIFAVLTSVLTKDDWWNLLLKAIYSLCDLSRYKEAELLVDSSLEYYSFYDDRQKRKELEYFGLSAAILDKNFRKAYNYIRIMVMENVNKPQLWNIFNQVTMQSQDVRHHRFCLRLMLKNPDNHALCVLNGHNAFVSGSFKHALGQYVQAFRANPDEPLYSLCIGLTFIHMASQKYVLKRHALLVQVFLYPLLLLFWLLDSSATMTYW
- the GTF3C3 gene encoding general transcription factor 3C polypeptide 3 isoform X5; translated protein: MSGFSPELIDYLEGKISFEEFERRREERKSHEKDGENASAEENAEDIDAPSSSGKGSGKSQSQDETDGETSDGVSKSVHRVFASMLGENEEEDEEEEEEEEEEEEEEEEETPEQPTAGDVFVLEMVLNRETKKMMKEKRPRSKLPRALRGLMGEANIRFARGEREEAILMCMEIIRQAPLAHEPFSTLAMIYEDQGDMEKSLQFELIAAHLNPSDTEEWVRLAEMSLEQDNIKQAIFCYTKALKYDATNVRYLWERSSLYEQLGEHKMAMDGYRRILNLLSPSDGERFMQLARDMAKSYYEANDVTSAIEIIEEAFTKHQSLVSMEDVNIAAELYISSKQYDKALAVITDFAGIVLEKKVSEKGPTDKKKDTEAVTEAQENQEAVVDCQDRPATESNATAVEKVSCCIPEGVPIDITVKLMVCLVHLNILEPLNPLLTTLVEQNPEEMGDLYLDVAEAFLDVGEYNSALPLLSALVCSERYNLAVVWLRHAECLKALGHMERAAESYAKVVDLAPLHLDARISLSTLQQQLGRPEKALEALEPMYDPDTLAQDANAAQQELKLLLHRSTLLYSQGKMYGYVDTLLTMLAMLLKVAMSRAQVCLISSSKSGERHLYLIKVSRDKISDNDDQETANCDAKAIFAVLTSVLTKDDWWNLLLKAIYSLCDLSRYKEAELLVDSSLEYYSFYDDRQKRKELEYFGLSAAILDKNFRKAYNYIRIMVMENVNKPQLWNIFNQVTMQSQDVRHHRFCLRLMLKNPDNHALCVLNGHNAFVSGSFKHALVCASLPCKPR
- the GTF3C3 gene encoding general transcription factor 3C polypeptide 3 isoform X6, giving the protein MSGFSPELIDYLEGKISFEEFERRREERKSHEKDGENASAEENAEDIDAPSSSGKGSGKSQSQDETDGETSDGVSKSVHRVFASMLGENEEEDEEEEEEEEEEEEEEEEETPEQPTAGDVFVLEMVLNRETKKMMKEKRPRSKLPRALRGLMGEANIRFARGEREEAILMCMEIIRQAPLAHEPFSTLAMIYEDQGDMEKSLQFELIAAHLNPSDTEEWVRLAEMSLEQDNIKQAIFCYTKALKYDATNVRYLWERSSLYEQLGEHKMAMDGYRRILNLLSPSDGERFMQLARDMAKSYYEANDVTSAIEIIEEAFTKHQSLVSMEDVNIAAELYISSKQYDKALAVITDFAGIVLEKKVSEKGPTDKKKDTEAVTEAQENQEAVVDCQDRPATESNATAVEKVSCCIPEGVPIDITVKLMVCLVHLNILEPLNPLLTTLVEQNPEEMGDLYLDVAEAFLDVGEYNSALPLLSALVCSERYNLAVVWLRHAECLKALGHMERAAESYAKVVDLAPLHLDARISLSTLQQQLGRPEKALEALEPMYDPDTLAQDANAAQQELKLLLHRSTLLYSQGKMYGYVDTLLTMLAMLLKVAMSRAQVCLISSSKSGERHLYLIKVSRDKISDNDDQETANCDAKAIFAVLTSVLTKDDWWNLLLKAIYSLCDLSRYKEAELLVDSSLEYYSFYDDRQKRKELEYFGLSAAILDKNFRKAYNYIRTVCASLPCKPR